The following proteins are encoded in a genomic region of Oncorhynchus kisutch isolate 150728-3 linkage group LG6, Okis_V2, whole genome shotgun sequence:
- the c1qtnf6a gene encoding complement C1q tumor necrosis factor-related protein 1, with product MFDHLLLLSPVLLFLPLVITVPSPGGAPPTPCRRCCDDLELQKGPPAPQTGDQKSGLNQMPEVRTYINMTILKGDKGNRGDRGTPGKSGEEGATGSRGPMGPKGTKGQVGPPGDTCKTQEAAFSVGRRKSLHSVDYYQALVFDTEFVNLHGHFDMFKGKFNCYVPGIYFFNVNIHTWNFKETYLHIMRNDKEQAIVYAQPSERSIMQSQSLMLPLELNDEVWVRLYKRERENAVYSDDVDVYITFNGYLIKPTLE from the exons ATGTttgaccacctcctcctcctgagCCCCgtcctcctgttcctccctctggtCATCACTGTCCCTTCCCCCGGAGGTGCCCCTCCTACCCCCTGCCGCCGCTGCTGTGACGACCTGGAGCTACAGAAGGGCCCCCCAGCCCCTCAGACGGGGGACCAAAAGAGTGGCCTGAACCAGATGCCTGAAGTCCGCACCTACATCAACATGACTATCCTCAAAG GGGACAAGGGAAACCGCGGGGACAGGGGGACACCTGGGAAGTCTGGTGAGGAAGGTGCTACTGGATCCCGAGGGCCAATGGGCCCCAAAGGAACCAAGGGCCAGGTGGGCCCCCCAGGGGACACCTGCAAGACCCAGGAAGCAGCCTTCTCGGTGGGGCGTCGCAAGTCCCTCCACAGCGTGGACTACTACCAGGCTCTGGTGTTCGACACAGAGTTCGTCAACCTCCACGGCCATTTCGACATGTTCAAAGGAAAGTTCAACTGCTATGTCCCTGGGATCTACTTCTTCAATGTCAACATCCACACCTGGAACTTTAAGGAGACCTACCTGCACATAATGAGGAATGACAAGGAGCAGGCCATTGTGTACGCCCAGCCCAGCGAGAGGTCCATCATGCAGAGCCAGAGCCTTATGTTGCCCCTTGAGCTCAATGACGAGGTGTGGGTACGGCTGtacaagagggagagggagaacgcTGTGTATAGTGACGATGTGGATGTCTACATCACCTTCAACGGATACCTCATCAAGCCCACCCTGGAGTGA